The following is a genomic window from Fundulus heteroclitus isolate FHET01 chromosome 16, MU-UCD_Fhet_4.1, whole genome shotgun sequence.
TTCCACACAGAAAATTTATAGTTGAAAGTCAGATtatcaataacaaaaaaacacaatttttctgtctgtctggatAAAATTATAATGCCTGTAGATGAATAACTACTGTGTCTGGCTTCTTTAGTCACATTATGATACGATCTGAACGCGTCACACAAACTTTGGCTTTGGACCAACGCCGTCAACGGTGGGAGTAACCGCCAGCGACCAGCGACCTTACCGTGCCACATTTCTGCCATAACTGTGTCCAAGTGTGAAAACCAACCGCACAATTTggctgcagcagcaacaacctGTCAGAAAACCCGTCAGATTCATTCATGCAGCGCtttttgagcagaaaacgtgCAGAAGGTACAAACAAGTCAGAGATTCAACCTGTTTGGATGCAGAACTCCAGCTAAACACTCATTCTGATGTTTAGCTGGTATTAATGTTTtctaaaacacataaaacacaaaataaagggCACATTTTTCAAGGAAATGCCAGAACCTATTTAATACTATTTAATACAGTTTGGAAAactgttggttttctttcattGAAGTCCATGGTTTACTTTGGTTTAGCTTCCCAGTACTTTTAAAAAAGCACTGTTGTTGGTTTCTTTAGTCGGTTTATTCTGAATGAAATGTCTTGATTGAGAGAGAAAGGGGAACCAAATTTAAATCCTTCGTGTGAGTGCCCAAAGTTGCTGATTAGAGCTGATTTTGAAAACTTCCTTTGAGGCCAAAGGAAACGAAGTTCAAAGAGACTTTGAGCAAAAATCCTTGAAATGCATTAATCTTGTGTTGCTGTAGCAAGATCTCACAATGAAAACCTTTATTTGAATTGTGTTTAACCTGTGTAGAAAAACTGAGAAATAATTGTGTTTGGCTGGtaattaaatcatttatgtCACAATAGATTGATCAGAGCAGCTGGAAGCTTTTAATTAGAAATCTATGGTTTCCTGTTAGGGGATATTTAGGCTTCTCTGAGCTGCTCTTCAAAAGGAGAAAGACATGAGAACATGCATTCAAGTGAtgctaatgtgtttttattttatataatttggCAATTAGCTACAGGAAGAAAGCTGGTTGGCCATCTACAGTCAGAgcagtaattaaaatgtttaaaataactaAGAGAGGCGACTCTACCTGGACTTTAACCAGAACTGGGAATGAGCTCTAATGCAAAATAACATGTCAGGTGAGTTTGGGGAGAAACAAAGGAGCTCCTCATGCCCACTGTTcagtatggtggaggatctgtgatgctgtgggcctcaTTTCCCCCGATGCATGAGGAAACCTTGTCAGAGTGCACaattctttaaaataccaggacatttcaaataagaaacTCTGGTGGAGCCAGAAAACATAATAAGGATTATTCAGCAGAAGTATGATCCAGAGAGTAGAACCTAGTACCTGCAGAAATGTTTGACTCTTCTTCCATGAATACGCCTCCATCGTCTCAGAAAAGGACGAGGGGACGATTCAGAAAGATCGTGCAGCCTCTCTCTGTTTGCTTCAGCCTCAAATAATCTTCTAGAGAACAAATGAACACAGTCCCAGTGGCagaagaggctttaaaatgtttaaaagtttttttttgcacatctttaaaGGCGGAGGGTGATGTAATGGCTTTGCTGTaacacaaaataacagaaaatatttaatatttatttcttaaagCAGAAGCCCAGTCCACTTCTAGCCATAATATAACCACACAGCGCCTGAGCTACAAGAAGATCAGCAGCATGGTCTTTCCTTAAAGTCTCAAACTGTTTTCATCACACCTGGGTGACCAGCGGTTCTCTGAGAGGGAACCTGTTCTCCTGCTGGTCCCTTGAGGCCTGATCTACACAAAGGCCGGCCGGGAGGTTCCCATTGAGAGGCGGGCTCATGGCCCGGTTCTGTTCCTGCAGAAGTGCGTATTCCTCCAAGCACTCAGGGTCCTGGTCCAGTCCGTCCTCTTCTCCGTCGTCCCCTTGGTCCTTTTCCCAGAGGGACGTGGAGACGTGGTGGTACTCCCTGCTGTCCTCACATTCCATCCCGCGGTGGTAGAAGTAGCTGAAGTTGGACACGATGACGGGAACGGGCAAAGAGATGGTCAGCACCCCCGCGATGGCGCACATGGAGCCCACCAGCTTTCCCCCCACCGTCCCGGGACACATGTCCCCGTAGCCCACGGTGGTCATGGACACCACGGCCCACCAGAAGGACTCCGGGATGCTGGTGAACAGCGTGCCGGGCTTGTCCACCTCGGCAAAGTAGACGGCGCTGGAGAAGAGGATGACCCcgatgaagaggaagaagatgaggAGGGCGAGCTCTCGCAAGCTGGCCTTCAGCGTCTGGCCGAGGATCTGCAGGCCTTTGGAGTGACGGGACAGCTTGAAGATCCTGAAGACTCGTACCAGGCGGATGACTCTGATGAGGGCCAGGGAGACAGAGGGCGGCGTGCCTTTGTCCTTGGCCAGCTCTGTGCCCACTGTGACGAAGAAGGGCATAATGGCCAGGAAGTCAATGATGTTCATGATGTCCTTGAAGAAGTGGATCTTGTTCGGAGCGCTGATGAAGCGCATGACCAGTTCAaaggagaaccagcagatgcAGATGGTCTCCACGATGAAGAACGGGTCTTGGAAGGGGGAGAACTTTGGTGGGACCATGATGGTGACGTTGGGGATGGTGGGATGAGGTGTGGTCGTGTATTGCTGAAAGACAAAATGAGACGTAATCAAAGAAAGTTTCTTTCTGTTAGTTTTTCTAGGAATCTGAATCAGATCTTTGTTTTTATGGTCAGCAGAGGTTCTGGTCTTGAAACTCTACTATAGAGGTCATTATTGTCCAGTCTCTGTTTTATTCATTCTCACACACTGACATGAACTGAGGCAGGTCCAGCCTGCAGAGAAATTAATCTGGATTAATCCATGTTTCCTCTAACTGTGATTTGGTGAACCCCCAAAGCCTTAGTGATGGATTTCTAACCATTTCCAgactgctggtgaagattctcagaaGATTCTCATGATCCTCATCGCTAAGTGGTGGACCAGTTTGGGttcatttgcatgttatctaagcaagaattttgggcaataatataaagcttggagctctGGATGAGAagtgaaatgtcttcaaacttcagaaaaaagtccagttgttttagtttttaccttttcttgGAACATTTCCAGACAGTTCTTGGATTTCTTTTGATTagagtttgatttttgtcagaTATTTT
Proteins encoded in this region:
- the LOC105917188 gene encoding potassium voltage-gated channel subfamily A member 7, whose translation is MDNQGPDAAGEGGEAEGKQKAEEISDEQKQSKDKYNKLEKESGEKEVRSEARRESRRPCRSGWALSERLAINVSGMRYETQLRTLAQFPDSLLGDPRRRLRYYDPLRHELFLDRNRLCFDAILYFYQSGGRLRRPANIPLDMFLEELHFYELGEDVIDRFKEDEGFPKEEERPLPPTKWQQSIWMLFEYPESSGGARIIAIISVMVIVLSILIFCLETLPEFRNEKERREQYTTTPHPTIPNVTIMVPPKFSPFQDPFFIVETICICWFSFELVMRFISAPNKIHFFKDIMNIIDFLAIMPFFVTVGTELAKDKGTPPSVSLALIRVIRLVRVFRIFKLSRHSKGLQILGQTLKASLRELALLIFFLFIGVILFSSAVYFAEVDKPGTLFTSIPESFWWAVVSMTTVGYGDMCPGTVGGKLVGSMCAIAGVLTISLPVPVIVSNFSYFYHRGMECEDSREYHHVSTSLWEKDQGDDGEEDGLDQDPECLEEYALLQEQNRAMSPPLNGNLPAGLCVDQASRDQQENRFPLREPLVTQV